The Methylomicrobium lacus LW14 genome window below encodes:
- a CDS encoding DUF2513 domain-containing protein: MQRNWDVIRKILIAVEALPTEDSTFNSAELAGTDAETVAYHMRLMLEAQLIVGGCRDALGPPFCHANRLTWEGHEFLDKIKNDSIWRQVKATAQTRGVDLSFSVIKDLAKAVIASVLL, encoded by the coding sequence ATGCAGCGTAACTGGGACGTCATCCGAAAAATTTTAATCGCCGTCGAAGCGCTGCCGACCGAAGACAGCACCTTCAATTCGGCCGAGCTGGCCGGCACGGATGCCGAAACCGTCGCTTACCACATGCGCCTGATGCTGGAAGCGCAATTGATCGTCGGCGGTTGCCGCGACGCCTTGGGTCCGCCGTTTTGCCACGCCAACCGCTTGACGTGGGAAGGGCATGAGTTTTTGGATAAGATCAAAAACGATTCGATCTGGCGGCAGGTCAAGGCGACCGCGCAAACGCGGGGCGTGGATTTGTCGTTTTCGGTGATCAAGGACCTGGCGAAGGCGGTGATCGCCAGCGTGCTGTTATAG